The genomic region AGCAAACCagactgtgatggaggatgtgaggatagatttgatgatggcagtgtagaagttcaccagcatCTTCTCAACATAGAAAATTCTTCAGGATGGAAAGATTTGTGGTCACATGTAACATGAGAAATGAGGCAGAGCTCGTTATAGCTGTTATGAATGATAATAAACAGGAGCTAATTTGTTTCCTGgttgttccacaacattaaatgtaagtaGTGTAAATGTGACATGGTGTGGCAAATTACCATCATATAAGAAGATTAAAACACCGTGGCatgtgctgttatgggaaaacaATCAACTTTCAGTAATCGACTTTATAAtctcacccagatgaggatgtgttctcttttgagtctggttcctttcatgGTCTCCTCGTCATAtcacctcagggagttttccctcaccaccgtcatcacTCGTTTGCTCATTAGGACATTTAAATACATACGTACATAACAACATACAtagttaaaagcgctataccacataaaactgaattgaattgaactccATGGTGAAAACAGTAACTCCACTTCCTGTTGgcccacagcacaccacagtaTCATCACTTGATTATTTATCCTATGACCCCATTATGCTTCATATAAGGCTACATTCTAATTAATCTGCAAACTTAAAATATATTAGAGAACATTTGCAAGACGTTTAAAGAAACTAGAAGCCTTAACATAACTGACGGAGTGAACTCATCTGTATACAGATCTTCCCCTGTACGATGTGAGAtgttagattattattattattattattattattattattatagaattgAACTATTGCATAAAGGTATTTTTCATATGTAAAATATTAGTTATAGCGATGTGATCAGTACCAAAATACACTTTTGGTTGGATTGCCATTTATTTTGaggtgatttttatttatatatttaaaataaatatatataaataagtatatttttattcatttaagaCAAACAGGAAATATTTGCGTTTAAATATGGATCATTATGTGATAAGCCATGAGTATAGTCAAGGGGAATCAGGATTTAGGAGTTGAggaaacactttttatttttattttagtttcaaCAATATCCTTGTTTCAGCCCTAATCCAGAATTATAGTTATGGTGATAGTTTAGAGTTGTATAATTAAAAGATCATCGTGTCCTAAGAGCTCCATTTAACTAACTATAATTGGGTGGAAACAGCTTAAATGCTTAACATTTATGATTCTTTCCTAGGCAAAACAATATATGACACAATAAATCATTTAGGCTGAACACATTTTACCTTAAATAAAACTGaagataaaagaataaaagcacGCATCAAACGTAGATAAGGCGTTTACAGTTGACGAGACAAAAGCAGTACGATTCCAAGAGGAAAGTCTTTCTCTTCGAAGAGGTGTAAATGGGTATTACATCAGCGTTATTATGGCAATTATGCCACGCTACTTGTGGATGTAGTTAATAACAGCAAACAGCGTGAACTCAATTAGTCTCTGTAATTATATTCCATCCTGCCATTCATTAGCAGTCATTAGTGAATACATACTACAGGTAAACATGCATTATATTCAAACACCAATATTCCCAAAGTtgaatttgtctttattttgatATTAAAAAGTAAAGTTTTGTGGAGATTGAGTCAAGACAAGACTTGAAGGCATGAAAAAACACAGAGGCATGAAGATAGTAATGCACATGTTATGTGACTGAGGAACTAAGCTTCTTACAAATAGAAATAGTACTTTTGAATATCTGCATCATTAATTGTATATGTTTTTCTATTCTCCCATCATACAGTCATTAAAAAGTAATACAAGATGAACCATATACGCAAACAAGCACTGTTATCTACAGCAGCAGGTCAGGTGAACGGAAATTTTCATCGCAGACGAAGAGATACGCGCACACTAGAATCCGTTTTAAGTTTACGGTACGAAGAACCCAGGCGACCTACCAGAGAAAGTCTTTAACAGCACATAAACACTTGGGTACACGATTCATCAGTAGTAAGAAGTGACGCCGTTCATAGGGACAGCTCAGACTCTTTTCCCGCACTGTTGGCTGGAGGTGTCCCATTTCTCAaaagctcttcatcatcatcatcatgaacaTCCTCATCATCCGACTGGACCACGGGGGTTTCTGCTCCGTCCTCCTCTTGGCTGTCAGAGGTGGCGGTGGAGGAAGTGGAGGATATCCGTGATTTGAGCTCGCTGGTGTCTGCGACCCTCATGGAGATTTCTTCCCTCAGTGACGCATCAATGTCTCCACTGCCACCGAGATCTAGACGAGAAATCGCAGTTCCAGAAATTAGCATCATCATCCAAATATTAAAATTCTACATCATGTTAGAGATCAGGTATTTTTCAGACATCTCTCCTTACTGCTTTTAGCATTTTAGCATTTAGTTTTGCTTGAGATTATGAACATTCTTTTATCTTCAGTTTATCCTGATCAGAGTCATGATGGATTCAGAGCAGGGAATTCACCCTGTACGGGTCGCCTGTCCACCTCTGAgcaccgtatacacacacattcatataaagTCACCAGTCAACCTACACGCATGTTtttgagaggtcagaggaaaccagagaacccagaggaaaccaacACAGTCAGAAGGAGAACATAGGAAACTGACCATATtgactaaactttttttttttttaaatagtttttatgTTTGAATTGTATTTTCAATATTGCTTAGAAATTCAGGTTAGGTGGTTTTTCTTTCTAGgctttttctatatttttatgtgGGCTCGGGTTAAAGTAGTACAATACACTCACTCTTATGACAGTGAAAACAACCATGAAATGGTCTGCATAATAAAGTGACCTTGGTTATAGAAAAGCACTGTATAATTTGAACATCCATACACATTCAGTTTACTGAATCTTGCTTTTGAATGTTTCTgtgataaaaatattataatgcaGTCATGCCACCATAGTCTGTGTAAAACATTTAACAAGATGTATTTACTGATTAAGAATGGTTGCATAACACAATAACTGAAACTAGGATCAAGTTCTCGCTGAACAGTCGCTCGTGATTATCACAGTcagaaatgctttttacaaaGGTTGCAATACAATTAAGCGattttctgtgctttttttttctttactactCAAATTggcaaaattgcaagcacaggattcttcttttaaaaacaGTAAAGACACACGTAATGACTTAttctatgagagctgtactTATGCTTGATGCAAATGAATCAAAGAAGGTTTTTGTTTGAATGCAGGTTGTGATATTTAGGCCCAAATCTGCCAAAAATCTGgggtaattttaaaaaaattccaaacTTCTGCTAATcaagtttgcttgattttgagTTTTAGTTTTCGCAAAAACATGacatcctggagggactgactGAAGGTGAATATGAGTGAATTTAACCCTGGTTTGTTTATGAATGCTGACAAAAATCAACAGATGGTAGAAGAAAATGGAATATCTGAAATTCTGTCTTGTAAGCGATTGCTCCTGATAAACTCTGAaatgacatgaaataaaaatgtaaattaaaaaatgctaattaaaaagctgtttttttgttgttttatttgtttattctgtaaaaGATCCGATTTCTGGTTTTAAGCTGCCTGTTTCTACCTTCTAGTGGACACGAACATGCTTCGTCCTCCTCAGTCGAGGCCAGAAAAACATCCAGGGCCTCCTGATCTGAGATGTCCAGAAGGTCCAATTGCTCCAGCATGTCCACATTGACCTCCATGGACGAAATGCTGCTCATGGGAGCTACGGagcatggggaaaaaaaacatcttaaatATCATAAAAAGAATGATCAGAAGAAACACATTTGTTAGTAATTGCAAacagtatctgtactttacgtACCCCTCTTGTAATCAATCTGCAAGTGTGCCGAGGAGAAGTAAACGTCCACGTCGTGCTGGAAGGCCTCTTCGAAGAAGCGCTGTCTTTCTCTGAGCCTCAGCTGCTGGGCCGCGTCCATGTCCGGAAGCCTCAGAGCATTCTCCGTTTCAgctggaaaaacacacacaaaaaaaatgcaacaagCTATGATTTCCCAGACTAATTAGCGATCACTTCCTGAGAGGTTTCAGTTTGCTGCCTGGAGTGCATGAATAGTAAATACATAAACCACCACCAGGGAGCAACAGTCAGCCATTGCTCCGTCACTGCTGGTGCCAGAATTTGTACTTGGgctcaattttattttacaaaatgtaaTCCCTATTAAAATGAATAGATCTTCTACTTCTGGCTTTCTATCTGCAGGTAGGTCCGTAGGTAGCAACTCATAATGtaggtttacacacacacacacacacacacacacacacacacacgccacactcgGTCATCTCATATTGCCGTAAATCTGTCAAGGCGTGCAGTTCAGTCACAGCATCTGTCAATTCTACGGCTGCTAATCTGATTGGACTGGAAGTGCAATCACATTTCCTCCCTGCATCAGGAGCAGGGTAATAGCCTAAAGAGGAGCCCTGAAAGGCAAGAAAAACGAGATGAGGAAATTTCCAACTAGGTGTGCATTAGGGAACTGGGGCTTGAACGACGAATCTcaagtgtgtatcagttacaTTTACACCTCATAGCTAACGGGTTAACGttctgaaaaagagaaaaggaagcaGGATGTACTGttaacatagtgtgtgtgtgtgtatgggtatgcGCCTGTGGCACTGTAGTACTTAATCAACATTATATGGGAATACATCTCACTATTGGAGTAGTGGCCACTTGTTTTGTCTCTGCACCATCCATTAGTCAGATGAGCAGCCTGACCCTCTGCTCGAACACAAGACCTCGGCCGCTTAGCTATTTATGGAGGCACACACAGGAGTCGGAGTAAATGACTCATGGGTAATTATAACCACCAATATATGCAACAGAAACAGCAACCTTACAGAAAACTGTGTTTAGACTCTTCAGTTTTATGTTTCACACAATGATTAGATTAATATGAGTCATTTATCTTCACATGCTCCTTTTTCACTGATTCTTTTAGTTTAGCATGTTCATTTCCGCACATTAATCCTTTATTTGTTCAAATaaaagatgtgtgtgtctgtaatttttcacatgatttcTTTGCTTCTCTTTACCCCAcgttttttaatctttaaatacaagtcatttattttaatgtcctAAAGTTTCCACtagtttgtttttcatttgttgATTACATGTAAATTTCTCATATGGTTCCTTGAACTGcgttatttttcatttctagGGCACACAGTTTTGTGGTCATATCATGTCCTATTATTCACACATGTGCACTTGTCACTCTTTTACACGTCATCATACGTTACTCACACAGtggcaggaaaaaaacaatgatCACATATGAAATGTGTTGAAttctttttaaatgtgttttacttttatttatgaaATTTAAGCCTGCTAGAAATCTTTACAATTTGATCTAAAAACCCCTTATGAGTGCCTGCTGTGTATTCTTTACA from Hemibagrus wyckioides isolate EC202008001 linkage group LG21, SWU_Hwy_1.0, whole genome shotgun sequence harbors:
- the si:ch211-253b8.5 gene encoding dysbindin, giving the protein MSSKGANLHNKRQPSETENALRLPDMDAAQQLRLRERQRFFEEAFQHDVDVYFSSAHLQIDYKRAPMSSISSMEVNVDMLEQLDLLDISDQEALDVFLASTEEDEACSCPLEDLGGSGDIDASLREEISMRVADTSELKSRISSTSSTATSDSQEEDGAETPVVQSDDEDVHDDDDEELLRNGTPPANSAGKESELSL